Proteins from a genomic interval of Hydrogenophaga sp. PAMC20947:
- a CDS encoding ParD-like family protein yields MGIVKISDLMHENLRVAGSALSRSINAQAEHWMRVGMLTEMHPELNHREISQMLIRAELAGGLDIAMAAKGELNKPGATATGKH; encoded by the coding sequence ATGGGTATCGTTAAAATTTCAGATCTGATGCACGAAAATTTGAGGGTCGCAGGCAGCGCGCTCAGCAGGTCCATCAATGCACAGGCAGAGCACTGGATGCGGGTCGGCATGCTGACCGAAATGCACCCCGAGCTGAACCACCGGGAAATCAGCCAGATGCTGATTCGCGCCGAACTCGCAGGGGGCCTGGACATCGCCATGGCCGCCAAGGGCGAGCTCAACAAACCCGGCGCAACGGCAACCGGGAAACACTGA
- the map gene encoding type I methionyl aminopeptidase, whose translation MARGGVSIKSPEDIEKSRVAAQLAAEVLSMIEPFVVPGVSTDRLDQICHNHIVNVQGVIPANVGYQGFPKTILTSVNQVVCHGIPSSERILKKGDIVNIDVAVIKDGWFGDTSRMFFVGAPSVLARRLVETTYEAMLAGIKAVKPGATLGDVGHAIQTVAHREHFSVVREFCGHGIGQVYHDDPNVLHYGQRGEGLKLQAGMVFTIEPMLNAGKRDIRHLPDGWTVVTKDRSLSAQWEHMVAVTPEGYDVLTAWPGGTGSYAPI comes from the coding sequence ATGGCGCGCGGCGGCGTTTCCATCAAGTCCCCCGAAGACATCGAAAAGTCTCGGGTGGCGGCCCAACTGGCCGCCGAAGTGCTCAGCATGATCGAGCCCTTCGTGGTGCCCGGCGTGAGCACCGACCGGCTCGATCAGATCTGCCACAACCACATCGTGAACGTGCAGGGCGTGATTCCCGCCAACGTGGGCTACCAAGGGTTTCCCAAGACCATTCTCACCTCGGTCAACCAGGTGGTTTGCCACGGCATCCCCTCGTCCGAGAGGATTCTGAAAAAAGGCGACATCGTCAACATCGATGTGGCCGTGATCAAAGACGGCTGGTTCGGCGACACCAGCCGCATGTTCTTTGTGGGCGCGCCCAGCGTATTGGCCCGGCGCCTGGTGGAAACCACTTACGAAGCCATGCTCGCCGGCATCAAAGCAGTGAAACCTGGCGCCACGCTGGGCGATGTGGGCCACGCCATTCAAACCGTGGCCCACCGCGAGCATTTCAGCGTGGTGCGCGAGTTCTGCGGGCACGGCATTGGGCAGGTCTACCACGACGACCCCAACGTATTGCATTACGGCCAGCGCGGCGAAGGGCTCAAGCTGCAAGCCGGCATGGTGTTCACCATCGAACCCATGCTCAACGCCGGCAAACGCGACATCCGCCACCTGCCCGACGGGTGGACGGTGGTGACCAAAGACCGCTCGCTTTCGGCTCAGTGGGAACACATGGTGGCGGTCACGCCCGAGGGCTACGATGTGTTAACCGCCTGGCCGGGTGGAACCGGCAGCTACGCGCCGATCTGA